From the genome of Pseudomonas yamanorum, one region includes:
- a CDS encoding oxidative damage protection protein — MTRTIICRKYHEELPALERAPFPGAKGQDIFDNVSAKAWADWQKHQTLLINEKRLNMMNAEDRKYLQGEMDKFFSGEDYAKADGYVPPAE, encoded by the coding sequence ATGACCCGCACCATCATCTGCCGCAAGTACCACGAAGAACTGCCCGCCCTGGAGCGCGCCCCGTTCCCTGGCGCCAAGGGCCAGGACATTTTTGACAACGTCTCCGCCAAGGCCTGGGCTGACTGGCAAAAGCACCAGACCCTGCTGATCAACGAAAAACGCCTGAACATGATGAACGCCGAAGACCGCAAATACCTGCAGGGCGAGATGGACAAGTTTTTTTCCGGCGAAGATTACGCCAAGGCCGACGGCTACGTGCCACCTGCTGAATAA